From the Euphorbia lathyris chromosome 6, ddEupLath1.1, whole genome shotgun sequence genome, one window contains:
- the LOC136232321 gene encoding PGR5-like protein 1B, chloroplastic isoform X1 codes for MAGTCTSFTRHVIGSATVELSRTVTRGAASFSTRISNKTIGASAAFGERQLAEVSADGPSCIYVGPIETASKETLEALYRQARDAYYSGEPLIVDDMFDRVELKLRWYGSKSVLKYPRCSIRRQSTYADAEVDMSQVFALASIWIIFLVFGSLVVVGPIIYTVVVAYQDAFGSGISHGSQASMIQFLATVNAILFMAVGSLIGYPIASASVKVLQGLWRNDLVGLKGACPNCGEEVFAFVKSDESNNSPHRADCHVCESLLEFRTKIEESGDSRLGRQWVHGRIYLVSRRRQRWKKDLF; via the exons ATGGCTGGCACGTGCACCTCTTTCACGCGCCACGTAATCGGATCCGCCACCGTCGAACTATCCAGAACCGTCACCCGTGGCGCAGCTTCCTTTTCCACAAGGATCTCGAATAAGACCATTGGGGCCTCCGCCGCATTTGGCGAGCGTCAGCTCGCTGAAGTATCAGCCGATGGTCCGTCTTGCATATACGTTGGACCTATTGAGACTGCCAGTAAAGAAACCCTCGAAGCTCTTTATCGTCAA GCGCGGGATGCGTATTACAGCGGTGAACCTTTGATAGTTGATGACATGTTTGATAGAGTAGAG TTAAAACTTCGGTGGTATGGATCAAAATCTGTGCTCAAGTATCCACGTTGCAGTATTAGGCGACAATCCACTTATGCAGATGCTGAG GTAGATATGTCGCAGGTATTTGCACTAGCAAGCATATGGAtcatctttcttgtatttgGCAGCTTAGTAGTTGTTGGGCCTATCATCTACACGGTCGTTGTAGCATATCAAGATGCATTTGGATCAGGAATTTCCCATGGAAGCCAGGCTTCCATGATACAGTTCCTTGCCACAGTTAATGCTATTCTCTTTATGGCAGTGGGATCTTTGATTGGCTATCCAATTGCATCAGCTTCTG TTAAGGTGCTCCAGGGCCTATGGAGAAATGACTTGGTGGGACTCAAGGGGGCATGCCCAAATTGTGGAGAAGAG GTGTTTGCTTTTGTGAAATCAGACGAGTCTAATAACTCACCACATAGAGCGGATTGTCATGTTTGTGAAAGCCTATTAGAATTCCGCACAAAGATTGAG GAAAGTGGTGATTCCAGATTGGGTAGGCAGTGGGTTCATGGCCGCATATACCTTGTTTCACGAAGACGGCAAAGATGGAAGAAAGACCTCTTTTGA
- the LOC136232322 gene encoding uncharacterized protein → MKEGKAIKLSNHHLQQHQNGHLSPFKFAKLLDPEASWDKDQLGDVLHWIRQVVALFCGLLWGAIPVVGGLWIGIFLVISSGIIYGYYSIILKVDEEEFGGHGALLQEGLFASITLFLLSWILVYSLVHF, encoded by the exons ATGAAAGAAGGGAAAGCGATTAAATTGAGTAACCATCACCTACAGCAACATCAAAACGGGCACTTGTCTCCTTTCAAATTTGCTAAATTGTTGGATCCAGAGGCTTCTTGGGATAAG GATCAACTGGGTGATGTCTTGCATTGGATCAGGCAGGTAGTTGCCCTTTTTTGCGGGTTGCTTTGGGGTGCCATACCTGTGGTTGGGGGCTTATGGATTGGCAT TTTTCTCGTGATATCGTCAGGGATAATATATGGTTATTATTCCATAATATTAAAGGTTGATGAGGAAGAATTTGGTGGTCATGGAGCTCTACTCCAAGAAGGGCTCTTTGCTTCTATTACTCTCTTTCTG CTGTCATGGATTCTAGTATACAGCTTGGTGCACTTCTGA
- the LOC136232321 gene encoding PGR5-like protein 1B, chloroplastic isoform X2 yields the protein MAGTCTSFTRHVIGSATVELSRTVTRGAASFSTRISNKTIGASAAFGERQLAEVSADGPSCIYVGPIETASKETLEALYRQARDAYYSGEPLIVDDMFDRVELKLRWYGSKSVLKYPRCSIRRQSTYADAEVDMSQVFALASIWIIFLVFGSLVVVGPIIYTVVVAYQDAFGSGISHGSQASMIQFLATVNAILFMAVGSLIGYPIASASVKVLQGLWRNDLVGLKGACPNCGEEVFAFVKSDESNNSPHRADCHVCESLLEFRTKIEEGLNLVKNTWAKRGAQIKVQGPAEEIQSRKW from the exons ATGGCTGGCACGTGCACCTCTTTCACGCGCCACGTAATCGGATCCGCCACCGTCGAACTATCCAGAACCGTCACCCGTGGCGCAGCTTCCTTTTCCACAAGGATCTCGAATAAGACCATTGGGGCCTCCGCCGCATTTGGCGAGCGTCAGCTCGCTGAAGTATCAGCCGATGGTCCGTCTTGCATATACGTTGGACCTATTGAGACTGCCAGTAAAGAAACCCTCGAAGCTCTTTATCGTCAA GCGCGGGATGCGTATTACAGCGGTGAACCTTTGATAGTTGATGACATGTTTGATAGAGTAGAG TTAAAACTTCGGTGGTATGGATCAAAATCTGTGCTCAAGTATCCACGTTGCAGTATTAGGCGACAATCCACTTATGCAGATGCTGAG GTAGATATGTCGCAGGTATTTGCACTAGCAAGCATATGGAtcatctttcttgtatttgGCAGCTTAGTAGTTGTTGGGCCTATCATCTACACGGTCGTTGTAGCATATCAAGATGCATTTGGATCAGGAATTTCCCATGGAAGCCAGGCTTCCATGATACAGTTCCTTGCCACAGTTAATGCTATTCTCTTTATGGCAGTGGGATCTTTGATTGGCTATCCAATTGCATCAGCTTCTG TTAAGGTGCTCCAGGGCCTATGGAGAAATGACTTGGTGGGACTCAAGGGGGCATGCCCAAATTGTGGAGAAGAG GTGTTTGCTTTTGTGAAATCAGACGAGTCTAATAACTCACCACATAGAGCGGATTGTCATGTTTGTGAAAGCCTATTAGAATTCCGCACAAAGATTGAG GAGGGGCTGAATTTGGTGAAAAATACATGGGCTAAAAGAGGAGCTCAAATCAAAGTACAGGGACCAGCTGAAGAAATTCAGTCAA GAAAGTGGTGA